In one window of Danaus plexippus chromosome 7, MEX_DaPlex, whole genome shotgun sequence DNA:
- the LOC116770596 gene encoding uncharacterized protein LOC116770596 isoform X1, translating into MSVTKLTWLLLVTSIGAIEVNITSEWKPELGWKVMCNWQTLDNDTLQSVRLYNNGQQFMIYRPEKHGHTRNEIFNTPEKKINVNCALTRDRGQEGFCNLLLEPYQPPISDFTYSCEVSGERPMFRIGKKDFAVKILVPPSDAEVVSHVHDESLPSRVMLNCSSTGLPAPNLQWTVDNDKLQADFTGRIWNATSKLWKVWSYLSYTRIDDSKVLCRPEIIYNGDIFSGKPAEFNSASRLLGTSVLSLSVLFLVTFIR; encoded by the exons ATGAGTGTCACTAAATTAACATGGCTGCTATTAG TGACATCAATAGGTGCGATAGAAGTGAACATAACGAGTGAATGGAAACCAGAACTCGGATGGAAGGTGATGTGTAACTGGCAAACATTGGACAACGACACATTACAGTCTGTCAGGTTATATAACAATGGACAACAGTTCATGATTTATAGACCAGAG aaacATGGACATACTCGTAATGAGATATTTAACACACccgaaaagaaaataaacgtTAATTGCGCCTTAACAAGAGACCGAGGGCAAGAAGGTTTTTGTAATCTGTTGTTAGAGCCGTATCAACCTCCGATAAGTGACTTTACTTATTCTTGCGAAGTGTCTGGTGAGAGACCAATGTTCCGTATCGGCAAGAAAGATTTCGCTGTCAAGATCCTCG TACCACCTTCGGACGCCGAGGTTGTGAGCCACGTGCATGATGAATCATTGCCTAGTCGCGTGATGTTGAACTGTTCTTCCACGGGTCTACCCGCTCCGAATTTGCAATGGACAGTTGATAATGATAAG tTACAAGCAGATTTCACGGGCAGAATCTGGAACGCGACCTCTAAGCTGTGGAAAGTGTGGTCCTATCTCTCGTACACGCGAATAGATGACTCCAAGGTTCTGTGTAGACCTGAGATCATTTATAACGGTGATATCTTCAGTGGAAAACCGGCCGAGTTTAACTCCGCTAGCCGACTACTTG GTACATCGGTTCTCTCACTGAGCGTTTTATTTCTTGTGACATTTATAAGATAG
- the LOC116770596 gene encoding uncharacterized protein LOC116770596 isoform X2, which produces MCNWQTLDNDTLQSVRLYNNGQQFMIYRPEKHGHTRNEIFNTPEKKINVNCALTRDRGQEGFCNLLLEPYQPPISDFTYSCEVSGERPMFRIGKKDFAVKILVPPSDAEVVSHVHDESLPSRVMLNCSSTGLPAPNLQWTVDNDKLQADFTGRIWNATSKLWKVWSYLSYTRIDDSKVLCRPEIIYNGDIFSGKPAEFNSASRLLGTSVLSLSVLFLVTFIR; this is translated from the exons ATGTGTAACTGGCAAACATTGGACAACGACACATTACAGTCTGTCAGGTTATATAACAATGGACAACAGTTCATGATTTATAGACCAGAG aaacATGGACATACTCGTAATGAGATATTTAACACACccgaaaagaaaataaacgtTAATTGCGCCTTAACAAGAGACCGAGGGCAAGAAGGTTTTTGTAATCTGTTGTTAGAGCCGTATCAACCTCCGATAAGTGACTTTACTTATTCTTGCGAAGTGTCTGGTGAGAGACCAATGTTCCGTATCGGCAAGAAAGATTTCGCTGTCAAGATCCTCG TACCACCTTCGGACGCCGAGGTTGTGAGCCACGTGCATGATGAATCATTGCCTAGTCGCGTGATGTTGAACTGTTCTTCCACGGGTCTACCCGCTCCGAATTTGCAATGGACAGTTGATAATGATAAG tTACAAGCAGATTTCACGGGCAGAATCTGGAACGCGACCTCTAAGCTGTGGAAAGTGTGGTCCTATCTCTCGTACACGCGAATAGATGACTCCAAGGTTCTGTGTAGACCTGAGATCATTTATAACGGTGATATCTTCAGTGGAAAACCGGCCGAGTTTAACTCCGCTAGCCGACTACTTG GTACATCGGTTCTCTCACTGAGCGTTTTATTTCTTGTGACATTTATAAGATAG
- the LOC116770637 gene encoding centrosomal protein of 164 kDa isoform X1, protein MTSPSAVVCREIFDENSQPSAEEVSDYACQLGIDPESESHLLPLARDGLMQALPAPWKAYFDEKLQTHYYYNEETKKTQWEHPLDHVYKELVKKARDASVQDDTCASVQELLTSEENTKNLERVETKVESEDEDLSTDSEQHVSDVKDSANPAVMSGSRRLTPLGRPPLAPLSRLEKKLSDLRISPLRRSVESPSSPKPSLVRNISDRDILSRPTFERPKMLFKQQSEIIDLKMHVLTSPEEENFSPLLSSTKVDRGLPLTGKGNMFLKLSRSNLPSPDTEKSLQLDSVTKSDPPKGILREKTYDAIQKKAEIILGRAKQTPSFEEDKKSVRFKLENLPDPTVSPGSNSSSEQNDAQSSIRAALPSPTSTPINPMPLSPLVSRPPLPPKLDSPREIKSISGSERDSIESESLNRGTSPRRRLVKPSPADYIKPELFQKNFQKISDLVRRSDIEPTPMTLEEPSSDKEIRPRSPLIPLRSKISINLMESIESETSIDSPDREFANLDLNDLDDSNVKVTDTKDSDKENSQKTEDSSEKSQSKVTESLPKPRDPIPQIKVPKLEPIQKQNKITHTDSEDSKKSTNDDEAKTSVRSNSIEIPKARPQLKLSPTPSLGSDRSPRLEFAKNWSSPLTTFKPFNKNVITPLKSSDSASSLGKGITSPRLDGVILSQGKSSTDNVVVVYQFETQEDTPKPIKSPLIPDMGVRDMLERKQDERRRLELALQKELEVIRIEFSAKEKRMRSELQEELKEAEEKFLNEKTMRLKEQSDRHKREMDQALTDAERKHQQELQNNLKEIERKYNNDTETAAKQYESDMARLRSDYSRKFNELREQLEIENERALTEVHSQLQAILNRERSRMIEENRATIDTLREEHTTRVTDLRHDYRAEVERLRAQHACHLEELRARLAGERASSRREDRVVLDKYKCLKEKYARLKHDVKMSIERRNKRREMSMTTGSETEKSNSHKTNNQSLERCKELNETSVSVVMESEPPRRNNNPTIKFTDETSYSESNAQRSLDNNNEDWKHKRDVTLQSDPSKLSSKPRKRNAVAFREPPRRRRDKDTDAGTTDCQDSSDATTADEKPKENINGHGRRRCFTRLKSASTSRLNYSPKRGEGWSSPLECLRQQLRKLDDLEDQFPDLACQPAYSLRYPFGELGPGPTADTPELEFVRHRALVEREGVRRARDALRRRRATLRERDRLSPHRAPSEEREATELEVALHRARALLGEKEIRLRHIERALRKLADAQPPLIQEATTSEASSGSEAPHEAEAGSAVLRSLRALHADVRDIWRALDARRPHTASPETSSCNPTTSHTRLTMSAPETCKTNPQDSDAITEKAKGLRAWLQTAP, encoded by the exons ATGACTTCGCCGTCGGCTGTGGTGTGTCGTgaaatatttgatgaaaatagCCAACCATCAGCCGAAG AAGTCTCAGACTATGCCTGTCAGCTCGGCATTGATCCAGAGAGTGAGAGTCATCTTCTACCCCTGGCTAGAGATGGTCTCATGCAAGCTCTGCCGGCCCCATGGAAAGCCta ttttGATGAAAAGCTTCAAACTCATTACTACTACAATGAAGAAACAAAGAAGACTCAATGGGAACATCCTCTTGATCATGTTTATAAAGAATTGGTGAAGAAAGCCAGGGATGCCTCTGTGCAAGATGACACCTGTGCATCGGTTCAG GAACTTCTCACATCTGAAGAAAACACCAAAAACCTTGAACGCGTCGAAACCAAAGTGGAGAGCGAAGATGAAGATTTAAGCACCGATAGCGAACAACATGTGTCTGATGTCAAGGACAGTGCAAATCCTGCGGTAATGTCCGGAAGTAGACGTTTGACTCCTTTGGGAAGGCCACCTCTGGCTCCACTGTCCAGATTGGAGAAAAAACTGAGTGATCTGCGAATATCGCCTCTAAGACGCAGTGTAGAAAGTCCTTCATCGCCTAAACCGAGTCTAGTCAGAAATATATCCGATAGAGATATTCTTAGTCGTCCCACGTTTGAGAGGCCTAAAATGTTGTTCAAACAGCAATCCGAAATAATTGATTTGAAGATGCACGTTTTGACTAGTCCGGAGGAAGAAAATTTTAGTCCACTTTTATCATCCACTAAAGTAGACAGAGGGTTACCGTTGACAG gCAAAGGAAACATGTTCCTCAAGCTGTCTCGTTCGAATCTTCCCAGTCCAGATACAGAGAAGTCTCTACAACTAGATTCAGTGACTAAAAGTGACCCACCGAAGGGTATTCTGCGAGAGAAAACATATGACGCGATCCAGAAAAAGGCTGAAATTATTCTCGGGAGGGCCAAGCAAACTCCGAGTTTTGAAGAAGATAAGAAAAGTGTTAG GTTCAAACTGGAAAATCTCCCGGATCCTACCGTCAGTCCCGGTTCAAACAGCTCCTCGGAACAGAACGACGCTCAGAGTTCAATACGAGCTGCCTTGCCATCACCTACGTCGACCCCCATTAATCCTATGCCTTTATCACCATTGGTATCCAGACCCCCATTACCGCCTAAATTGGATAGCCCCAgggaaattaaaagtatttccgGTTCCGAAAGAGATTCAATTG agagCGAAAGTTTAAATCGTGGAACTTCTCCAAGACGTCGCCTTGTGAAACCCTCACCAGCGGATTATATTAAACCTGAATTGTTCCAGAAGAATTTCCAAAAAATTTCAGATTTAGTCCGAAGAAGCGATATTGAACCGACGCCTATGACTTTGGAAGAACCTTCATCTGACAAAGAAATCAGACCGAG atcaCCGTTAATACCACTAAGGAGCAAGATATCAATAAATCTGATGGAAAGCATCGAATCTGAAACTTCGATTGATTCCCCTGATAGAGAATTCGCCAACTTGGATCTAAACGACTTAGACGACTCAAACGTTAAGGTAACCGATACAAAAGACTCTGACAAGGAAAACAGTCAAAAAACAGAGGACTCGTCAGAGAAATCACAATCTAAAGTGACCGAGTCACTGCCGAAACCACGAGATCCGATCCCGCAGATTAAAGTTCCTAAATTAGAGCCCATACAGAAGCAGAATAAAATTACTCATACAGATTCAGAGGATTCCAAGAAGAGTACAAACGACGACGAAGCAAAGACTAGCGTCAGATCAAATAGTATAGAAATACCTAAGGCTAGACCACAGCTAAAACTATCTCCAACACCAAGCTTGGGATCGGATAGGTCGCCTAGACTAGAATTCGCTAAGAACTGGTCCAGCCCTTTAACGACTTTCAAAcctttcaataaaaatgtcataacGCCATTGAAATCATCAGATTCTGCGTCCAGTTTGGGCAAAGGCATAACCAGTCCGAGGTTAGACGGCGTGATACTATCTCAAGGGAAATCGAGCACAGATAACGTTGTTGTGGTATACCAGTTCGAAACGCAGGAAGACACACCCAAACCAATAAAATCTCCATTGATACCGGATATGGGGGTCAGGGACATGCTTGAGAGGAAGCAAGATGAGCGTAGAAGGTTGGAGTTAGCTCTACAGAAGGAGTTGGAGGTTATAAGAATAGAGTTCAGTGCGAAAGAGAAAAGAATGAGGTCGGAGTTGCAGGAAGAGTTGAAGGAAGCGGAAGAGAAGTTTCTGAACGAAAAAACGATGAGGTTGAAGGAACAATCGGATCGACATAAGAGGGAAATGGATCAG GCCCTCACAGACGCTGAAAGGAAGCATCAACAAGAGCTTCAGAACAATTTGAAAGAAAtcgaaagaaaatataacaacgATACTGAGACAGCTGCAAAACAATACGAGAGTGATATGGCGAGACTGAGGAGCGATTACAGTAGGAAGTTCAACGAGTTACGAGAACAATTAGAAATAG AAAACGAACGGGCCTTAACTGAAGTGCACAGCCAATTGCAAGCCATCTTGAATAGAGAGAGATCGAGAATGATAGAAGAGAACCGCGCTACCATTGACACGTTAAGGGAGGAACACACTACACGCGTCACCGACTTGAGACATGACTATAGAGCTGAg GTGGAGCGTCTCCGTGCCCAGCACGCGTGTCACTTGGAGGAGCTGCGAGCTCGTCTGGCCGGGGAGAGGGCGTCCTCTAGACGAGAGGACAGGGTCGTCCTTGACAAGTACAAGTGTTTGAAGGAGAAGTACGCGAGATTGAAACACGATGTTAAG ATGTCTATAGAGAGGCGTAACAAGCGTCGCGAGATGAGTATGACGACTGGATCGGAGACTGAGAAGTCAAACTCACACAAAACGAACAACCAGTCCTTGGAAAG ATGTAAGGAGCTGAACGAGACGTCGGTCAGTGTGGTGATGGAGAGCGAGCCTCCCCGCAGGAACAACAATCCAACTATAAAGTTCACGGACGAGACGTCTTACTCCGAGAGCAACGCGCAGAGGTCGCTGGATAATAACAACGAAGACTGGAAACACAAAAGGGATGTT acTCTACAATCGGATCCGTCAAAGCTGTCCTCGAAGCCTCGCAAACGAAATGCAGTGGCTTTCAGAGAACCTCCGAGACGTAGGCGGGACAAAGATACAGACGCTg GTACTACCGACTGTCAGGATTCGTCAGACGCGACCACAGCGGACGAGAAGCCCAAGGAGAATATAAACG gtCACGGTAGACGTAGGTGTTTCACGAGATTAAAATCAGCTTCCACCTCGAGATTGAATTATTCACCGAA ACGTGGTGAAGGTTGGTCGAGCCCATTGGAATGTCTCCGTCaacaattaagaaaattagacGACTTAGAAGATCAGTTCCCCGACCTCGCCTGCCAGCCGGCCTACAGTCTGAGATATCCCTTCGGAGAGTTag GTCCCGGTCCTACAGCTGATACGCCCGAGCTCGAGTTCGTGCGTCACCGTGCGTTAGTGGAGCGTGAGGGCGTGAGGCGAGCGAGGGACGCGCTCCGCAGACGGCGAGCCACTCTCCGCGAGAGAGACAGACTGTCGCCACACAGAGCGCCCTCg gaGGAACGCGAAGCTACAGAGCTCGAGGTAGCGCTGCACCGAGCACGAGCGTTGCTCGGTGAAAAGGAAATAAGGCTGAGACACATCGAGCGAGCCTTGCGCAAATTAGCGGACGCGCAGCCGCCGCTCATACAG GAGGCTACTACCAGCGAAGCGTCGTCTGGTAGCGAAGCACCTCACGAAGCGGAAGCGGGTAGCGCGGTGCTTCGCTCTCTTCGAGCGCTTCACGCTGACGTCAGAGATATATGGAGGGCGCTGGACGCACGTCGCCCTCACACCG CCTCGCCGGAGACGAGTTCCTGTAACCCCACCACCTCTCACACTAGATTGACGATGTCGGCT ccTGAAACCTGCAAGACGAACCCACAGGACTCGGACGCGATCACAGAGAAGGCTAAAGGATTGAGAGCGTGGCTTCAGACAGCTCCATGA
- the LOC116770637 gene encoding centrosomal protein of 164 kDa isoform X2, with translation MTSPSAVVCREIFDENSQPSAEEVSDYACQLGIDPESESHLLPLARDGLMQALPAPWKAYFDEKLQTHYYYNEETKKTQWEHPLDHVYKELVKKARDASVQDDTCASVQELLTSEENTKNLERVETKVESEDEDLSTDSEQHVSDVKDSANPAVMSGSRRLTPLGRPPLAPLSRLEKKLSDLRISPLRRSVESPSSPKPSLVRNISDRDILSRPTFERPKMLFKQQSEIIDLKMHVLTSPEEENFSPLLSSTKVDRGLPLTGKGNMFLKLSRSNLPSPDTEKSLQLDSVTKSDPPKGILREKTYDAIQKKAEIILGRAKQTPSFEEDKKSVRFKLENLPDPTVSPGSNSSSEQNDAQSSIRAALPSPTSTPINPMPLSPLVSRPPLPPKLDSPREIKSISGSERDSIESESLNRGTSPRRRLVKPSPADYIKPELFQKNFQKISDLVRRSDIEPTPMTLEEPSSDKEIRPRSPLIPLRSKISINLMESIESETSIDSPDREFANLDLNDLDDSNVKVTDTKDSDKENSQKTEDSSEKSQSKVTESLPKPRDPIPQIKVPKLEPIQKQNKITHTDSEDSKKSTNDDEAKTSVRSNSIEIPKARPQLKLSPTPSLGSDRSPRLEFAKNWSSPLTTFKPFNKNVITPLKSSDSASSLGKGITSPRLDGVILSQGKSSTDNVVVVYQFETQEDTPKPIKSPLIPDMGVRDMLERKQDERRRLELALQKELEVIRIEFSAKEKRMRSELQEELKEAEEKFLNEKTMRLKEQSDRHKREMDQALTDAERKHQQELQNNLKEIERKYNNDTETAAKQYESDMARLRSDYSRKFNELREQLEIENERALTEVHSQLQAILNRERSRMIEENRATIDTLREEHTTRVTDLRHDYRAEVERLRAQHACHLEELRARLAGERASSRREDRVVLDKYKCLKEKYARLKHDVKMSIERRNKRREMSMTTGSETEKSNSHKTNNQSLERCKELNETSVSVVMESEPPRRNNNPTIKFTDETSYSESNAQRSLDNNNEDWKHKRDVTLQSDPSKLSSKPRKRNAVAFREPPRRRRDKDTDAGTTDCQDSSDATTADEKPKENINGHGRRRCFTRLKSASTSRLNYSPKRGEGWSSPLECLRQQLRKLDDLEDQFPDLACQPAYSLRYPFGELGPGPTADTPELEFVRHRALVEREGVRRARDALRRRRATLRERDRLSPHRAPSEATTSEASSGSEAPHEAEAGSAVLRSLRALHADVRDIWRALDARRPHTASPETSSCNPTTSHTRLTMSAPETCKTNPQDSDAITEKAKGLRAWLQTAP, from the exons ATGACTTCGCCGTCGGCTGTGGTGTGTCGTgaaatatttgatgaaaatagCCAACCATCAGCCGAAG AAGTCTCAGACTATGCCTGTCAGCTCGGCATTGATCCAGAGAGTGAGAGTCATCTTCTACCCCTGGCTAGAGATGGTCTCATGCAAGCTCTGCCGGCCCCATGGAAAGCCta ttttGATGAAAAGCTTCAAACTCATTACTACTACAATGAAGAAACAAAGAAGACTCAATGGGAACATCCTCTTGATCATGTTTATAAAGAATTGGTGAAGAAAGCCAGGGATGCCTCTGTGCAAGATGACACCTGTGCATCGGTTCAG GAACTTCTCACATCTGAAGAAAACACCAAAAACCTTGAACGCGTCGAAACCAAAGTGGAGAGCGAAGATGAAGATTTAAGCACCGATAGCGAACAACATGTGTCTGATGTCAAGGACAGTGCAAATCCTGCGGTAATGTCCGGAAGTAGACGTTTGACTCCTTTGGGAAGGCCACCTCTGGCTCCACTGTCCAGATTGGAGAAAAAACTGAGTGATCTGCGAATATCGCCTCTAAGACGCAGTGTAGAAAGTCCTTCATCGCCTAAACCGAGTCTAGTCAGAAATATATCCGATAGAGATATTCTTAGTCGTCCCACGTTTGAGAGGCCTAAAATGTTGTTCAAACAGCAATCCGAAATAATTGATTTGAAGATGCACGTTTTGACTAGTCCGGAGGAAGAAAATTTTAGTCCACTTTTATCATCCACTAAAGTAGACAGAGGGTTACCGTTGACAG gCAAAGGAAACATGTTCCTCAAGCTGTCTCGTTCGAATCTTCCCAGTCCAGATACAGAGAAGTCTCTACAACTAGATTCAGTGACTAAAAGTGACCCACCGAAGGGTATTCTGCGAGAGAAAACATATGACGCGATCCAGAAAAAGGCTGAAATTATTCTCGGGAGGGCCAAGCAAACTCCGAGTTTTGAAGAAGATAAGAAAAGTGTTAG GTTCAAACTGGAAAATCTCCCGGATCCTACCGTCAGTCCCGGTTCAAACAGCTCCTCGGAACAGAACGACGCTCAGAGTTCAATACGAGCTGCCTTGCCATCACCTACGTCGACCCCCATTAATCCTATGCCTTTATCACCATTGGTATCCAGACCCCCATTACCGCCTAAATTGGATAGCCCCAgggaaattaaaagtatttccgGTTCCGAAAGAGATTCAATTG agagCGAAAGTTTAAATCGTGGAACTTCTCCAAGACGTCGCCTTGTGAAACCCTCACCAGCGGATTATATTAAACCTGAATTGTTCCAGAAGAATTTCCAAAAAATTTCAGATTTAGTCCGAAGAAGCGATATTGAACCGACGCCTATGACTTTGGAAGAACCTTCATCTGACAAAGAAATCAGACCGAG atcaCCGTTAATACCACTAAGGAGCAAGATATCAATAAATCTGATGGAAAGCATCGAATCTGAAACTTCGATTGATTCCCCTGATAGAGAATTCGCCAACTTGGATCTAAACGACTTAGACGACTCAAACGTTAAGGTAACCGATACAAAAGACTCTGACAAGGAAAACAGTCAAAAAACAGAGGACTCGTCAGAGAAATCACAATCTAAAGTGACCGAGTCACTGCCGAAACCACGAGATCCGATCCCGCAGATTAAAGTTCCTAAATTAGAGCCCATACAGAAGCAGAATAAAATTACTCATACAGATTCAGAGGATTCCAAGAAGAGTACAAACGACGACGAAGCAAAGACTAGCGTCAGATCAAATAGTATAGAAATACCTAAGGCTAGACCACAGCTAAAACTATCTCCAACACCAAGCTTGGGATCGGATAGGTCGCCTAGACTAGAATTCGCTAAGAACTGGTCCAGCCCTTTAACGACTTTCAAAcctttcaataaaaatgtcataacGCCATTGAAATCATCAGATTCTGCGTCCAGTTTGGGCAAAGGCATAACCAGTCCGAGGTTAGACGGCGTGATACTATCTCAAGGGAAATCGAGCACAGATAACGTTGTTGTGGTATACCAGTTCGAAACGCAGGAAGACACACCCAAACCAATAAAATCTCCATTGATACCGGATATGGGGGTCAGGGACATGCTTGAGAGGAAGCAAGATGAGCGTAGAAGGTTGGAGTTAGCTCTACAGAAGGAGTTGGAGGTTATAAGAATAGAGTTCAGTGCGAAAGAGAAAAGAATGAGGTCGGAGTTGCAGGAAGAGTTGAAGGAAGCGGAAGAGAAGTTTCTGAACGAAAAAACGATGAGGTTGAAGGAACAATCGGATCGACATAAGAGGGAAATGGATCAG GCCCTCACAGACGCTGAAAGGAAGCATCAACAAGAGCTTCAGAACAATTTGAAAGAAAtcgaaagaaaatataacaacgATACTGAGACAGCTGCAAAACAATACGAGAGTGATATGGCGAGACTGAGGAGCGATTACAGTAGGAAGTTCAACGAGTTACGAGAACAATTAGAAATAG AAAACGAACGGGCCTTAACTGAAGTGCACAGCCAATTGCAAGCCATCTTGAATAGAGAGAGATCGAGAATGATAGAAGAGAACCGCGCTACCATTGACACGTTAAGGGAGGAACACACTACACGCGTCACCGACTTGAGACATGACTATAGAGCTGAg GTGGAGCGTCTCCGTGCCCAGCACGCGTGTCACTTGGAGGAGCTGCGAGCTCGTCTGGCCGGGGAGAGGGCGTCCTCTAGACGAGAGGACAGGGTCGTCCTTGACAAGTACAAGTGTTTGAAGGAGAAGTACGCGAGATTGAAACACGATGTTAAG ATGTCTATAGAGAGGCGTAACAAGCGTCGCGAGATGAGTATGACGACTGGATCGGAGACTGAGAAGTCAAACTCACACAAAACGAACAACCAGTCCTTGGAAAG ATGTAAGGAGCTGAACGAGACGTCGGTCAGTGTGGTGATGGAGAGCGAGCCTCCCCGCAGGAACAACAATCCAACTATAAAGTTCACGGACGAGACGTCTTACTCCGAGAGCAACGCGCAGAGGTCGCTGGATAATAACAACGAAGACTGGAAACACAAAAGGGATGTT acTCTACAATCGGATCCGTCAAAGCTGTCCTCGAAGCCTCGCAAACGAAATGCAGTGGCTTTCAGAGAACCTCCGAGACGTAGGCGGGACAAAGATACAGACGCTg GTACTACCGACTGTCAGGATTCGTCAGACGCGACCACAGCGGACGAGAAGCCCAAGGAGAATATAAACG gtCACGGTAGACGTAGGTGTTTCACGAGATTAAAATCAGCTTCCACCTCGAGATTGAATTATTCACCGAA ACGTGGTGAAGGTTGGTCGAGCCCATTGGAATGTCTCCGTCaacaattaagaaaattagacGACTTAGAAGATCAGTTCCCCGACCTCGCCTGCCAGCCGGCCTACAGTCTGAGATATCCCTTCGGAGAGTTag GTCCCGGTCCTACAGCTGATACGCCCGAGCTCGAGTTCGTGCGTCACCGTGCGTTAGTGGAGCGTGAGGGCGTGAGGCGAGCGAGGGACGCGCTCCGCAGACGGCGAGCCACTCTCCGCGAGAGAGACAGACTGTCGCCACACAGAGCGCCCTCg GAGGCTACTACCAGCGAAGCGTCGTCTGGTAGCGAAGCACCTCACGAAGCGGAAGCGGGTAGCGCGGTGCTTCGCTCTCTTCGAGCGCTTCACGCTGACGTCAGAGATATATGGAGGGCGCTGGACGCACGTCGCCCTCACACCG CCTCGCCGGAGACGAGTTCCTGTAACCCCACCACCTCTCACACTAGATTGACGATGTCGGCT ccTGAAACCTGCAAGACGAACCCACAGGACTCGGACGCGATCACAGAGAAGGCTAAAGGATTGAGAGCGTGGCTTCAGACAGCTCCATGA
- the LOC116771016 gene encoding 26S proteasome non-ATPase regulatory subunit 8 translates to MASVKDVATLYQNLKTEWAKKPRKLDKCGELLNKIKIALTHLSFLPSNNEAANQKELILGRDVLEIGAQWAVATKDVKAFERYMSQLKCYYFDYKDHLPESAFTYQLLGLNLLFLLAQNRVAEFHTELERLPVDVIRADPYVKHPLALEQYLMEGSYNKIFLAKDNVPAESYTLFMDTLLDTVRGEIAACIEKAYLCISSTEAARRLNLPNQQAVLEYGKKRNWTLGADNCYHFNAAEETCICAAGVFPSAELAEQTIEYARHLEMIV, encoded by the exons ATGGCTTCTGTAAAGGACGTTGCAACTCTTTATCAAAATCTTAAAACAGAATGGGCGAAAAAACCACGCAAGTTAGACAAATGTGGCGAGcttctcaataaaataaag ATTGCACTAACCCATCTTAGTTTCTTACCTAGTAATAATGAAGCCGCTAACCAAAAAGAATTGATATTAGGTCGCGATGTTTTGGAAATCGGAGCACAATGGGCTGTAGCGACTAAAGACGTAAAGGCATTTGAAAGATATATGtctcaattaaaatgttactacTTTGATTACaa agATCACCTTCCGGAGTCAGCCTTCACTTACCAACTGTTGGgtttaaatcttttgtttttgctGGCTCAGAATAGAGTTGCTGAATTCCACACTGAACTCGAGCGTCTCCCTGTTGATGTGATCAGAGCGGATCCTTATGTCAAGCATCCATTGGCTTTGGAACAGTATCTGATGGAAGGaagctataataaaattttcttggcTAAG GATAATGTACCAGCAGAGAGTTACACATTGTTTATGGACACTTTACTAGATACCGTGAGAGGTGAAATAGCAGCTTGTATTGAAAAGGCTTACTTGTGTATATCAAGCACTGAAGCTGCCAGAAGGCTTAACTTACCTAATCAGCAGGCAGTTTTGGAATATGGAAAGAAG CGTAACTGGACATTGGGAGCTGATAACTGTTACCACTTCAATGCAGCTGAAGAAACTTGTATATGTGCTGCCGGCGTCTTCCCATCAGCGGAACTGGCCGAACAGACTATAGAGTATGCCAGACATCTTGAAATGAtagtataa